GGCTGGAAAAGCGTCGCGACAAAGAATGGATGATCGTGCAGCTCTACCGCTCGCAGATCGCCGGCCGAATCGCGGGCAACGGCACGCAGGCGCTGATTGAGCAAGTCTTCTTCAAAGTCCGGGTTGACCCCGAAGCGGCAGTGATAGCCCTCGAATACCATCTGGCGACCATAAGCCTTGGCAATCAACGAGTCTGCATCGAGCTGAAGGCTGTCGATGGTTTCGATCAAGGCACAGCTCAGCGGCGTCAGCAGCGCGCGCTCAGCCTCGGGGTCGGTTTCGCCATGGGCGGCATCGGCCCACCCCATCACGTTGCGGGCGTATTCCAGCACGGCATGTTGAAAACCACCGCAGGTACCCAGGAAAGGGCGACGTTGTTCGCGGGCAAAACGAATCGCCTGCAGGGCGCCGTTTTCGTTTCGGTAGGGGCTGCCCGGCACGCACCAGATACCGTCGAAGTCCTCTAGCACTGCGTTGTCGGCGATGAGCGGCGTTGCTAGCCATTGGACGCGAATATTATGGCCGGTTTGCCCACCGGCCAGCTCAAGTGCGATGGGGATCGCGCGGTGAGCGGTGATGTGTGGGTCGTGGTCGCCGACCAGGGCGATGTGTAAAGGACGCTGTTTTTCCATGAGAGACTCGCCGCTTGTTGATTCCTGGTCGCCACTATAGATTGGCGTTCACGCAATCAATATTGGCGTTTACCCAAGTGATCAATGCAGCAGCGCACTATCGTCTGGACTATCCCGACCTGTCCCTGATCCTCGCACTGGTCCGTGGCGGCTCACTGGCCCGGGCCGCTCGATTGCTGCAGGTGGACGTGTCCACAGTGTTTCGTTCGGTACGTCGGCTGGAGGCGGCCCTGGGTCAGCCCTTGTTTGAAAAAAGCCGTTCCGGGTACTTGCCCACGAACCTGGCCCAGGCACTGGCCGAGCAAGCCGAGCGCGCCGAACAGGCCTTGGAGGCGGCGCGGGTGGGTGTGGAGCAGGGCGGCGAGGTCATCAGCGGGACGGTACGCCTGACGTGCAGCGACTCGGTGCTGCAAGCGTTGCTGCTGCCTGCGCTGGCGCGCTTCATGCCCGCTTACCCGGCGTTGACCCTTGAGCTGAGCACCTCGAACGACTTTGCCAACCTGAGCCGCCGCGATGCCGACATTGCGTTACGCCTGACCCGTACGCCGCCGGAACACCTGGTCGGTCGAAAGCTGGGCAACGTGGCTTACCGGGTATGTGCCAGCGCCACCTACCTGCGCTCGGCGAATACGGATGACCTGGCTTCCATGATCTGGATCGCACCGGACGATTTCCTCCCGGATCACCCCACGGTAGCCTGGCGCCGCCAGCATCTGCCCGGCGTGGTGCCCGCCTATCGCTGCAACAGCATGCTCTCGGTCACCGAACTGGTGCGAGCTGGCTTGGGTGTGGCGGCGCTGCCGGACTTTCTGATAGATGAACACCAGGGCCTGATGCCCCTTGGCGAACCGCTGGAGGGGTACGACACAGCCCTGTGGCTACTGACCCGCCCCGACTGCCGAGCCTTGCGCTCGGTGGTG
The sequence above is drawn from the Pseudomonas sp. St316 genome and encodes:
- a CDS encoding CTP synthase, producing the protein MEKQRPLHIALVGDHDPHITAHRAIPIALELAGGQTGHNIRVQWLATPLIADNAVLEDFDGIWCVPGSPYRNENGALQAIRFAREQRRPFLGTCGGFQHAVLEYARNVMGWADAAHGETDPEAERALLTPLSCALIETIDSLQLDADSLIAKAYGRQMVFEGYHCRFGVNPDFEEDLLNQRLRAVARDSAGDLRAVELHDHPFFVATLFQPERAALEGRVPPLINAFVEACARTTR
- a CDS encoding LysR family transcriptional regulator, which produces MLIPGRHYRLAFTQSILAFTQVINAAAHYRLDYPDLSLILALVRGGSLARAARLLQVDVSTVFRSVRRLEAALGQPLFEKSRSGYLPTNLAQALAEQAERAEQALEAARVGVEQGGEVISGTVRLTCSDSVLQALLLPALARFMPAYPALTLELSTSNDFANLSRRDADIALRLTRTPPEHLVGRKLGNVAYRVCASATYLRSANTDDLASMIWIAPDDFLPDHPTVAWRRQHLPGVVPAYRCNSMLSVTELVRAGLGVAALPDFLIDEHQGLMPLGEPLEGYDTALWLLTRPDCRALRSVVTLFDELGRNLRWR